One bacterium genomic window, AACCCCTCTTTTAAAGAGGTGTCTGGGGTAAAATTAAGACAAGATTCGTCTATTCCATTATAAACCACCCTAAATTTATAAGGAGGATAGCCGTTTTTGATAAGAAAATCACAGGCTTTTCTAGAGTTTGATATACAAAGCTTAATCAGAGAAAATGTTAATTTATCAAGAAACATAGCAATTATGGTATAAAATTTATTCTGGCTATCTATAATGGAAGTGCTTCTTAATCCCGACACAATCCTTGGACAACCTGCAATTCTTCCTATTATCCTTCCCAATATATTTGCCCGAAAGCCGTATATATGGATAATGTCATATTTATTACTCACCAAAAGCCAAAAAAGGCTTTTGATTATCTTAAATATAGTTATTTTTCCATAGCCTAGGTAGAATACATTTGTCTCTTTTTCAAACAAATCTCCCATTTGTCCCTTGGGAGAGAGAAAACAAACATCATTTTGAAAAACATTTTTATCCATCCCCTTTATTAGGGATAAGACCATCTTTTCTGTTCCTCCTATATCAGATGTGCTTAAAAATTGTAAGACCTTGATTTTAGAACTCAAGGATTTGGTAAGCACCATTTTTTGTCTTGTAGATAATGCTTTTGATGTTTGTCTCTTTGTTTTTAAAGACAAAAAATGGGTTTTCTTGGGAGATAAGTTCGTTTATTGCTTCTTCAATGAATAATATGGCTGGCTCTATCCTTCTTGTCTTTACAACAGGAGCCTGTTCTTCCTTTTTTTCCTGAAATGCTTCGGGTAGATGGACCTTTTTATGATTGGCTATCTTTTCTTTAAGTTTCTTTATCTGTGTTTCTATCTTTTTAAGGCTTTCATCTATTGAAAGCTCTATATCTGGAAGAGAGGCTTTAGAATGAAGGATATTTCCGTA contains:
- the raiA gene encoding ribosome-associated translation inhibitor RaiA, which translates into the protein MKIGIEKRNDISSKIEGYIKKRAKKLEKYLKEDAVMKIVISHQKGNFLIETTINDYGNILHSKASLPDIELSIDESLKKIETQIKKLKEKIANHKKVHLPEAFQEKKEEQAPVVKTRRIEPAILFIEEAINELISQENPFFVFKNKETNIKSIIYKTKNGAYQILEF
- a CDS encoding glycosyltransferase yields the protein MSSKIKVLQFLSTSDIGGTEKMVLSLIKGMDKNVFQNDVCFLSPKGQMGDLFEKETNVFYLGYGKITIFKIIKSLFWLLVSNKYDIIHIYGFRANILGRIIGRIAGCPRIVSGLRSTSIIDSQNKFYTIIAMFLDKLTFSLIKLCISNSRKACDFLIKNGYPPYKFRVVYNGIDESCLNFTPDTSLKEGFKDRTIITCVANLSIWKGHKTLINALRAIKNKFDFKCLLAGNGPLKEELIGLVNKLGLADNIIFLGRKEMVGGLLSISDIFVLPSIVEGLPVSIMEACLAHLPIIATNVGGISELVIDKETGILVPSSDVNGLAKAIEELLIDKEKRKKMGEGGYNRIKNEFSLEKMVRETENVYLDLIK